The Planctomicrobium piriforme genome window below encodes:
- a CDS encoding efflux RND transporter permease subunit: MNIAEICIRRPVFTWVLVAIPAVLGMVAYTELGVDLFPKVEFPVASITATLPGASAEEIETTVTKPLEEAINTVSGLDEIQSTSREGASTIIVRFVLEKDIDVAVQEVRDKVSSILKQLPDDIETPVVNKFDLDASPIMTLGVAGRRDEREVTELTKRKIQEVLQTVPGVGSIFLTGGRSRAVNVILDLDRLSALDISVEEVRQALVSQNMELPGGIVDQGPRELVLRTLGRIRETRLFSELIVTNRNGYPIRIKDIGRAEDSIEIPRGLSTLDGENAASLFILKQSGTNTVAISNAVKKRLDKIRKTLPEDIKIEIIQDQAQFIQESMDEVQFHLLLAAVLVSGTILLFIRDWRTTLIATLAIPTSIVPTFLFMQYMDFSLNNITMLALILAIGVVIDDAVVVHENIFRYMEEHGLDAMAAARRGTSEIALAVLATSLSLVVIFVPVAFMGGIVGRFFSSFGLTVAMAILISLFVSFTLTPMLCSRFLKLDHSAGGQSSKSGFIYRFIDHIYGIALRFALKHRFLTMGVCVLVMFSTIPIAMTMGVNMVPRDDQSEFQVSVLTPEGYTLQRTTEVIQEIERRVTALPGVTHRFTVVGESNGGGKGQGDVTRASIHVSIIPLEERRYSQFDIMKRARRILEDYPELRTAVMDVSTIGGGANGDSRIFQMSLRGPDLEKLATYSETLATELRKIPGLVDVDTTLSLRKPELQVEIDRDRASDLGIPVQTISSSLNVLVGGQIVSKYQEGSEQYDVWLRADKPFRNNPENLDYLTIPSPKAGLVQLTSLARLSEARGPSQIDRLNRQRTVTVRANPEAVTLNEAVDRANAIIKEMNMPPEYEVSYGGQAEMLGETAYYFGIALFLSTLFMYLILAAQFESWLHPISILAALPVTIPFGLLSLLLFRTPMDLYAMFGLFMLIGIVKKNGILQIDKTNELRRAGMERDAAILEANHTRLRPILMTTVMLVAAMAPIAVGQGPGAGARASMAKVIIGGQLLSLLLALLVTPVTYSLIDSLGNVFSRRRVERPAPVESQREPTLV, from the coding sequence GTGAACATTGCTGAGATCTGCATTCGCCGCCCTGTCTTCACCTGGGTGCTTGTCGCCATTCCCGCGGTGCTGGGGATGGTGGCGTACACAGAACTGGGCGTCGACCTGTTTCCCAAGGTCGAGTTCCCCGTCGCATCGATTACCGCCACCCTGCCCGGCGCGAGCGCGGAGGAAATCGAAACCACGGTCACCAAGCCGCTCGAAGAAGCGATCAACACTGTCTCAGGACTCGACGAGATCCAGTCGACCAGCCGCGAAGGGGCGTCGACGATCATCGTCCGCTTCGTCCTGGAGAAGGACATCGACGTTGCGGTGCAGGAAGTTCGCGACAAGGTCTCGTCGATTCTCAAACAACTCCCGGATGACATCGAAACGCCTGTTGTCAACAAGTTCGATCTCGATGCCTCGCCGATCATGACGCTCGGGGTCGCCGGCCGCCGCGATGAACGCGAAGTGACCGAACTGACTAAGCGCAAGATTCAGGAAGTACTGCAGACGGTCCCTGGCGTCGGGTCGATCTTCCTCACCGGCGGACGCAGTCGGGCAGTGAACGTCATCCTCGACCTCGACCGTTTATCCGCACTGGATATTTCGGTAGAAGAGGTTCGCCAGGCGCTGGTGTCTCAGAATATGGAGTTGCCTGGCGGTATCGTCGATCAGGGGCCTCGCGAACTGGTGCTGCGCACTCTGGGGCGCATTCGTGAGACGCGGCTTTTCAGCGAACTGATCGTCACCAATCGCAACGGCTATCCCATCCGCATCAAGGACATTGGCCGCGCAGAAGACTCCATCGAAATTCCCCGCGGGCTCAGTACGCTCGACGGCGAGAATGCCGCCAGTCTGTTCATTCTGAAACAGTCGGGCACCAACACGGTCGCCATCTCAAACGCGGTGAAGAAGCGTCTGGACAAAATCCGCAAGACGCTGCCGGAAGACATCAAGATCGAAATCATTCAGGATCAGGCGCAGTTCATTCAGGAATCGATGGATGAAGTGCAGTTCCACCTGTTACTCGCGGCAGTGCTGGTCTCTGGAACGATTCTGCTGTTCATCCGCGACTGGCGAACCACGTTAATCGCGACCCTCGCGATTCCGACTTCGATCGTCCCGACCTTCCTGTTCATGCAATACATGGATTTCTCGCTGAACAACATCACGATGCTGGCATTGATTCTGGCCATCGGCGTGGTGATCGACGACGCGGTCGTGGTGCATGAAAACATCTTTCGCTACATGGAAGAACATGGGCTCGACGCGATGGCCGCTGCTCGTCGCGGAACCAGTGAAATCGCTCTGGCCGTGCTGGCGACCAGCCTGTCGCTGGTGGTGATCTTCGTGCCGGTCGCTTTCATGGGAGGGATCGTCGGTCGGTTCTTCAGCAGCTTTGGGCTCACCGTGGCGATGGCCATTCTCATCAGCCTGTTCGTCTCCTTCACGCTCACTCCGATGCTCTGTTCGAGGTTCCTGAAACTCGATCACTCTGCTGGCGGACAGAGCTCCAAGTCCGGCTTCATCTATCGCTTCATCGATCACATCTACGGCATTGCCCTGCGGTTTGCCCTCAAGCATCGCTTCCTAACGATGGGCGTCTGCGTGCTGGTGATGTTCTCCACGATTCCCATTGCGATGACGATGGGAGTCAACATGGTGCCTCGCGATGACCAGAGCGAGTTTCAGGTCAGCGTGCTGACGCCGGAAGGGTACACGCTGCAGCGGACGACTGAAGTCATTCAGGAAATCGAACGTCGCGTGACGGCGCTCCCCGGCGTCACGCATCGCTTCACTGTCGTCGGCGAAAGCAACGGCGGCGGCAAAGGACAGGGAGATGTCACCAGAGCATCGATTCACGTTTCCATCATCCCGCTCGAAGAACGCCGCTATAGCCAGTTCGACATCATGAAACGGGCTCGCCGCATCCTTGAGGATTACCCCGAGCTGCGCACGGCGGTCATGGATGTTTCGACCATCGGCGGGGGCGCGAACGGCGACAGCCGCATCTTCCAGATGAGCCTGAGAGGACCAGACCTCGAAAAACTGGCGACCTATTCCGAAACCCTTGCCACGGAACTCCGCAAGATCCCAGGCCTTGTCGACGTCGATACGACACTGTCACTGCGGAAACCGGAACTTCAGGTGGAGATCGACCGTGATCGTGCCAGCGATCTCGGCATTCCAGTTCAGACCATCTCCAGCAGCCTGAACGTCCTTGTCGGCGGTCAGATCGTTTCGAAGTACCAGGAAGGAAGCGAACAGTACGACGTCTGGCTGCGGGCGGATAAGCCGTTCCGTAACAACCCGGAGAATCTCGACTATCTCACTATCCCCTCGCCCAAAGCCGGGTTGGTGCAGTTGACCAGCCTGGCGCGGCTCTCGGAAGCCCGCGGGCCAAGCCAGATCGATCGCCTAAACCGGCAACGTACCGTGACGGTCCGTGCAAATCCGGAAGCCGTCACGTTGAACGAAGCAGTCGATCGGGCCAACGCCATCATCAAAGAGATGAACATGCCGCCGGAATACGAGGTCTCGTACGGCGGTCAAGCGGAGATGCTGGGTGAGACCGCCTATTACTTTGGCATCGCCCTCTTCCTCAGCACGCTGTTCATGTATCTCATTCTCGCCGCCCAGTTCGAAAGCTGGCTGCATCCCATCAGCATCCTTGCAGCCCTGCCGGTGACGATCCCCTTCGGTCTGCTCTCACTGCTGCTGTTCCGGACGCCGATGGATCTGTACGCCATGTTCGGCCTGTTCATGCTGATCGGCATTGTGAAGAAGAACGGCATTCTGCAGATTGACAAAACCAACGAACTCCGCCGCGCGGGGATGGAACGGGACGCCGCCATTCTCGAAGCGAATCACACCCGTCTGCGCCCGATTCTGATGACCACTGTGATGCTGGTTGCCGCGATGGCGCCGATCGCGGTTGGACAAGGCCCTGGCGCGGGGGCCCGGGCGAGCATGGCGAAGGTCATCATCGGGGGCCAGTTGCTCAGCCTGCTGTTGGCCCTGCTGGTCACTCCGGTGACCTATTCGCTGATCGACAGCCTGGGCAATGTCTTCTCCCGTCGCCGCGTGGAGAGGCCTGCGCCGGTCGAGTCACAACGGGAACCGACGCTAGTGTGA
- a CDS encoding HXXEE domain-containing protein, with the protein MSGRTLDWLVGKWQWPYAALFTAGFLVALAPFVFRYAGIPLGLIFLQLPIYMLHQYEEHAGDRFRLWVNNMLGHGRDVLTPIATFWINSLLVWGLDLVALYLACFVDLSLGLIAIYLPMLNAFGHIIPAIIKRQYNPGLLTSLFIFLPVGIFSTVLVSRAAGCDLQNHLLALGVAIAVHGTIIAHVRRRIAYLSRQNVPVLAA; encoded by the coding sequence ATGTCTGGACGAACCCTCGATTGGCTGGTGGGAAAATGGCAGTGGCCGTATGCCGCGCTGTTCACCGCAGGCTTTCTTGTCGCCCTCGCGCCGTTCGTCTTTCGCTATGCCGGCATTCCGCTCGGGCTGATTTTTCTGCAACTGCCGATCTACATGTTGCATCAGTATGAAGAACACGCCGGCGACCGCTTTCGCCTGTGGGTCAACAACATGCTCGGTCACGGACGCGATGTCCTCACGCCGATTGCAACTTTCTGGATCAACTCGCTGCTCGTCTGGGGGCTGGATCTCGTCGCCCTCTATCTGGCCTGCTTCGTCGATCTGTCGCTGGGTCTGATTGCCATCTATCTGCCGATGCTCAATGCGTTCGGGCACATCATTCCGGCGATCATCAAAAGACAATACAACCCCGGCCTGCTGACCAGCCTGTTCATTTTCCTGCCGGTCGGCATCTTCAGCACTGTACTCGTCTCTCGTGCTGCCGGTTGCGACCTCCAGAATCATCTGCTGGCATTGGGAGTGGCGATCGCGGTCCACGGGACGATCATCGCCCACGTCCGCCGCCGGATTGCGTACCTCTCCCGACAAAACGTCCCTGTATTGGCGGCCTGA
- a CDS encoding efflux RND transporter permease subunit translates to MTGHWIAWTLAHRWMVLIFTALVCAAGVWAFFQQPIDAYPDISPQVVQVITDFPGRAAEEVERQVTVPIEIALRSVPKVESIRSRTIFGLSDVHLTFEEGTEAYWARQRVLEKLASAQLPDGATAELGPLATAYCEIYRYELRSDGTADLMQLRELNDWVVIPRILRASGVAEVTNFGGLSRQFAVQLQPAQLRRFGLTFAEVVQAVQSNNSVAGGSVLRRGGSSFVIRGTGSLQSIPEIEAIFVKSIGGTPVYLRDVATVGNDYAVRTGIFGKDERDDSVEGIVLMRRGENPSRVLGNVQAAISELNESGLPDGVQVDAFYNRQYLVDSTLGTVSHSISLGVLLVLLVLLLFLGQPTVAFLVAFTIPFSLLFALVLMYFTKIPIGLLSIGAIDFGIIVDGAIIMAEHLATRLKRRQAAVGSVTQAVLTAAQEMERPVFFSVLMVIVAYLPLLSLTRIEGLLFRPMALTMVYALVGSLIFALFIIPVLISLAFKNGYRELANPALDALTAGYAWLVSLLLKMRWLTLAAAVLLVSFVSIRVVPQLGFEFLPYMDEGVIWVRANFPEGTAMEQTNAFAAEIRDIVMSFEDIRFVSSQAGRNDSGTDPFPASRLETMVGPKPHSEWKQFQNKQQLIAALGKRLRDEFPTTRFNFTQPIIDSVTEDTNGTSANLAIEVAGPDPAVLLNIARQGLTVLRSIPGAVDANIEQEGPQPQLVITPDRFLCAQYDVRVGDVTSMINTAIGAEPVGTLYEGERKFDIVTKFDRSVIDSPEALAQLPVFSTRGVAVPLGQVAHIELRDGQTIIARQNGKRRLTVRCDIVGRDQGSFVKEAQQLFSEKVNVPDGYNIAWLGMFENLTRAQNHFLLVMPVTVVLIFGLLLVTFHSAKAALLLLASVPFAFVGAVLGLYVRDMNFNVSTGVGFAALFGVSIMNGVLMIRSIAESQAHGLAKRAAVIDGARNCLRPILLASLVAVLGLLPASLANGLGSDVQRPLATVIVWGLSSAAVLTLFVVPVLYDLISPKITVSTGHTAG, encoded by the coding sequence TTGACAGGTCACTGGATCGCCTGGACGCTGGCTCATCGCTGGATGGTGCTGATTTTCACGGCGCTCGTCTGCGCGGCGGGAGTCTGGGCATTCTTCCAGCAGCCGATCGATGCTTACCCTGATATTTCGCCGCAGGTGGTGCAGGTCATCACCGATTTTCCAGGCCGGGCCGCGGAAGAGGTGGAACGGCAGGTGACCGTCCCCATTGAAATTGCGCTGCGGAGCGTCCCCAAGGTCGAATCGATTCGCTCGCGGACCATTTTTGGCCTGTCTGATGTGCATCTGACATTTGAAGAAGGGACGGAAGCGTATTGGGCGCGGCAGCGCGTGCTGGAGAAACTTGCTTCCGCCCAACTGCCTGATGGGGCGACCGCAGAGCTGGGTCCGCTGGCGACTGCCTACTGCGAAATCTATCGTTACGAGCTGCGCTCGGACGGGACGGCGGACCTGATGCAGTTGCGGGAGCTGAATGACTGGGTCGTGATTCCGCGAATTCTCCGGGCGTCAGGCGTGGCGGAAGTGACCAATTTCGGCGGTCTGTCCAGGCAATTTGCCGTGCAACTGCAGCCGGCGCAATTGAGGCGTTTCGGGCTGACGTTTGCTGAAGTCGTGCAGGCGGTGCAAAGCAATAACTCGGTGGCCGGGGGAAGCGTGCTGCGCCGTGGAGGCTCATCCTTCGTGATTCGAGGGACGGGCTCTTTGCAGTCGATTCCGGAAATCGAGGCCATCTTTGTGAAATCGATCGGCGGCACGCCGGTGTATCTGCGCGATGTCGCCACGGTGGGGAACGACTACGCCGTGCGAACCGGGATCTTCGGCAAGGATGAACGGGACGACTCGGTCGAAGGGATCGTCCTGATGCGGCGCGGTGAAAACCCCTCGCGAGTCCTCGGAAACGTGCAGGCGGCAATCAGCGAACTGAATGAGAGCGGATTGCCGGACGGGGTGCAGGTCGACGCGTTCTATAACCGGCAATACCTGGTGGACAGCACGCTGGGGACGGTCTCGCACAGCATCTCGCTGGGAGTGTTGCTCGTGCTGCTGGTGCTGCTGCTGTTTCTCGGCCAGCCGACCGTCGCTTTTCTGGTGGCGTTCACGATTCCGTTTTCGTTGCTGTTTGCCCTGGTGCTGATGTACTTCACCAAGATTCCGATCGGACTGCTGTCGATCGGCGCGATTGACTTTGGAATCATCGTCGACGGCGCAATCATTATGGCGGAACACCTGGCGACGCGGCTCAAGCGTCGCCAGGCCGCGGTCGGGAGCGTCACACAGGCGGTGCTGACCGCAGCGCAGGAAATGGAACGGCCGGTTTTCTTCTCAGTGCTGATGGTGATCGTCGCTTATCTGCCGTTGCTGTCGCTGACCAGAATTGAAGGGCTGCTGTTTCGCCCAATGGCGCTGACCATGGTTTACGCGCTGGTCGGGTCTTTGATCTTCGCACTGTTTATCATTCCAGTGCTGATTTCACTGGCGTTCAAGAATGGGTATCGCGAACTGGCGAATCCCGCGCTGGATGCACTGACCGCAGGCTATGCATGGCTGGTGAGCCTGCTGCTGAAAATGCGGTGGCTGACATTGGCCGCCGCGGTGCTGCTGGTGTCGTTTGTCTCGATTCGGGTCGTTCCGCAATTGGGGTTTGAGTTTCTGCCGTATATGGATGAAGGGGTCATCTGGGTTCGGGCGAATTTCCCCGAGGGGACGGCCATGGAGCAGACGAATGCCTTTGCCGCCGAGATTCGCGACATCGTCATGAGCTTCGAGGACATCCGCTTTGTCTCCTCACAGGCCGGACGGAATGATTCCGGGACCGATCCATTTCCGGCGAGCCGGCTGGAAACGATGGTTGGCCCCAAGCCCCACAGCGAGTGGAAACAATTTCAGAACAAGCAGCAACTGATCGCCGCACTCGGAAAGCGGCTCCGCGACGAATTCCCGACGACGCGTTTCAATTTCACCCAACCGATCATCGATAGCGTCACGGAAGACACCAACGGCACGTCGGCGAATCTGGCAATCGAAGTGGCCGGACCTGATCCAGCGGTGTTGCTCAACATCGCCCGTCAAGGGCTGACAGTGTTGCGGTCGATACCCGGTGCGGTCGACGCCAATATCGAACAGGAGGGCCCGCAACCCCAGTTGGTCATCACGCCGGACCGGTTCCTGTGCGCGCAGTACGACGTGCGCGTGGGAGATGTGACATCGATGATCAATACAGCCATCGGCGCGGAGCCGGTGGGGACGTTGTACGAGGGGGAACGAAAGTTCGACATCGTGACGAAGTTCGACAGAAGCGTGATCGATTCGCCTGAGGCGCTGGCGCAGTTGCCTGTGTTTTCGACAAGGGGAGTCGCAGTCCCGCTCGGCCAGGTGGCGCACATCGAGTTACGCGATGGTCAGACCATCATTGCCCGACAGAACGGCAAGCGGAGGCTGACGGTGCGGTGCGACATTGTCGGCCGGGACCAGGGGAGCTTTGTCAAAGAGGCACAGCAGTTGTTCAGCGAAAAGGTCAACGTGCCGGACGGCTACAACATCGCCTGGCTGGGAATGTTCGAGAACCTCACGCGGGCACAAAATCACTTCCTGCTGGTGATGCCGGTGACGGTAGTGCTGATTTTCGGATTGTTGCTCGTGACGTTTCATTCTGCCAAGGCGGCGTTGCTGCTGCTGGCCTCGGTGCCCTTCGCGTTTGTCGGCGCTGTGCTGGGACTTTACGTCCGGGACATGAACTTCAATGTTTCGACCGGGGTGGGCTTCGCGGCGCTGTTCGGCGTCTCGATCATGAACGGCGTGCTGATGATCCGTTCGATCGCCGAAAGCCAGGCGCATGGCCTCGCCAAGAGGGCGGCGGTCATCGACGGCGCGCGGAATTGCCTGCGACCGATTCTGCTGGCATCACTCGTGGCCGTGCTGGGTTTGCTGCCGGCCTCGCTGGCAAACGGTCTGGGCTCGGACGTACAGCGCCCGCTGGCAACCGTCATCGTCTGGGGGTTGTCGAGCGCGGCCGTGCTGACGCTCTTCGTGGTGCCGGTGCTATATGACCTGATCTCGCCGAAGATCACGGTTTCGACTGGACATACGGCGGGTTGA
- a CDS encoding efflux RND transporter periplasmic adaptor subunit has product MSELESQPARTPAPTGHSSRVATKGPWLQWLASVSLVAVGLGWLLLAPQHGSPMTAASPPARPSVEATGPGEIVVDMQTPIGKRLSVITIEEQTVSEPQLRVTGSIIASRRPGRGGNADFWQFSTPELLSTFTDRERSAADLDFATAQLTRIRDLARTKEDALQREVERSEKLVQSGTEAARDLALQRTSLMETRISNQRDIYEAETAIKTAHRNLIALGIQLQQAGLDPELLANASTALDIVAAEVPEGRIGIVALGQRCSARFFGLPNTDFIGTVAALSPVLSSERRTLRVLFSLHDPHDELRPGMFAEIGIGTDPRPVIRVPADSVIHIARDDYVLVIEEDKSAISKGNGETNSQRLRFRGSPITVGNAVQGRVEVLQGLKAGEQIAAGAVILLKPTLSSALDLPTAITISQGPPR; this is encoded by the coding sequence ATGAGTGAACTTGAATCGCAACCTGCACGGACGCCGGCCCCGACTGGGCATTCCAGCCGTGTTGCAACCAAAGGGCCGTGGCTGCAATGGCTGGCCTCGGTGAGCCTGGTGGCCGTCGGCCTGGGCTGGCTGCTATTGGCGCCGCAGCACGGCAGCCCAATGACGGCAGCGTCTCCTCCCGCTCGTCCTTCTGTCGAAGCCACAGGCCCAGGCGAGATCGTGGTCGACATGCAGACCCCCATTGGGAAGCGGCTGTCGGTCATCACTATCGAAGAGCAGACCGTTTCGGAACCTCAACTCAGAGTGACAGGGAGCATCATCGCCAGCCGCCGGCCCGGCCGCGGCGGCAATGCCGACTTCTGGCAGTTCAGCACGCCTGAGCTGTTAAGCACATTCACCGACCGCGAGAGGTCGGCGGCGGATCTGGACTTTGCGACGGCGCAGCTCACTCGTATTCGGGATCTTGCCAGGACGAAGGAAGACGCCCTGCAGCGCGAAGTGGAACGCTCGGAAAAACTTGTGCAATCGGGGACGGAAGCGGCGCGGGATCTGGCGCTGCAGAGAACTTCGCTGATGGAAACCCGCATCTCGAATCAGCGAGACATTTATGAAGCGGAGACGGCGATCAAAACCGCTCACCGCAATTTGATTGCTCTGGGCATCCAGTTGCAGCAGGCGGGGCTCGATCCCGAGTTACTCGCCAATGCATCGACCGCCCTGGATATTGTGGCCGCAGAAGTGCCGGAAGGAAGAATCGGTATCGTGGCACTGGGCCAGCGCTGTTCAGCACGGTTTTTCGGCCTGCCGAATACCGACTTCATCGGCACCGTCGCGGCTCTCTCTCCGGTTCTCTCTTCAGAGCGACGGACCTTGCGAGTCCTGTTTTCGTTGCATGATCCGCATGATGAATTGCGGCCGGGAATGTTTGCCGAGATCGGCATCGGGACCGATCCCCGTCCGGTGATCCGCGTGCCTGCCGACAGCGTGATTCATATTGCCAGAGACGACTATGTGCTGGTGATTGAAGAAGACAAATCGGCGATCAGCAAGGGGAACGGGGAAACGAACTCGCAGCGACTGCGTTTTCGGGGCTCGCCGATCACGGTGGGCAATGCCGTGCAGGGGCGAGTGGAAGTGTTGCAGGGACTCAAGGCAGGTGAGCAGATTGCGGCCGGTGCTGTGATTCTGCTGAAGCCGACTCTCTCGTCGGCGCTGGACTTGCCGACCGCGATCACGATCAGCCAAGGACCGCCCCGTTGA
- a CDS encoding TolC family protein — protein sequence MKNGLKLLVGLVFGLLICSLESCRTAQTAAARSQKAESALSKQAEQSLQAADTSNSGKRSKAVASAVEPKQTDPATSSADIVAFNATEIEPDELFTELQQCSTSDHVVPPDPVPTPAASTGTQSVSEPLPLQPPAESGTVLTFNQAVFAGLNSHPTIGATIEQIRQSQGDLLQSSLLPNPTLFADIQMLPFGNAFTPTRQGGPPQQDVFLTYPIDWFLFGKRTSEMAAKQYAVHVTQADFQDLVRTRIQLVATAFFDVVEVQALEELAQENIENLEAVEQKTRQAVDIGKRPTVDLSRVRLDVLAARQQLRLAHASVISKQAELRSITGWEDGSSALSVVWPLSTPLVDARMPVEQALATSERTRPDLESLRWQVTQACAEVTVEQRAARPEITPGFGWTRQYQKVIDQPDANSWNANVTMSVPIFDRNQGNIAKAQATQHQAQFQYQAKLLDVRAEVRQAVAELQAAEDNAKAVADEQLQLASQVRDSIVEAYSLGGRPLIDVLDAQRNYRETYRLYITTRTAYWTALYRYRAAVGAQVVEHE from the coding sequence TTGAAGAACGGCCTCAAACTGCTGGTCGGTCTCGTGTTCGGGCTGCTGATTTGCAGCCTGGAGAGCTGCCGGACTGCGCAGACCGCCGCCGCTCGCTCACAAAAGGCTGAGTCGGCATTATCAAAACAAGCGGAGCAGTCGCTACAGGCGGCCGATACGTCAAACTCCGGGAAACGGTCAAAAGCGGTCGCATCTGCCGTCGAACCGAAACAAACCGACCCGGCAACCTCTTCCGCGGACATTGTCGCTTTCAATGCGACAGAGATTGAACCTGACGAACTCTTCACCGAGTTGCAGCAGTGTTCGACGTCTGACCATGTCGTCCCGCCAGATCCAGTGCCGACGCCTGCGGCGAGTACTGGAACTCAATCTGTCAGCGAGCCATTGCCGCTGCAACCCCCGGCGGAGTCCGGAACGGTTTTGACCTTCAATCAAGCGGTCTTTGCCGGGCTCAACAGTCATCCGACGATTGGCGCCACAATCGAACAGATCCGCCAGTCACAAGGCGACCTGTTGCAGTCGAGCCTGTTGCCGAATCCAACGTTGTTCGCTGACATTCAAATGCTGCCGTTTGGCAATGCGTTCACGCCGACCCGACAAGGGGGGCCGCCGCAACAGGACGTCTTCCTGACGTATCCGATCGACTGGTTTCTGTTCGGCAAGCGAACGTCTGAAATGGCCGCCAAACAATATGCCGTGCATGTCACTCAGGCCGATTTTCAGGATCTGGTCCGAACGCGGATTCAACTCGTCGCGACTGCATTTTTCGATGTCGTTGAGGTGCAGGCGCTGGAGGAGTTGGCCCAGGAGAATATCGAGAATCTGGAAGCCGTCGAGCAGAAGACCAGGCAGGCCGTTGATATCGGCAAGCGTCCGACCGTCGACCTGAGTCGGGTGCGGCTCGACGTACTGGCCGCACGACAGCAACTGAGGCTGGCCCATGCGTCGGTGATTTCGAAGCAGGCCGAGCTGCGTTCCATCACCGGTTGGGAAGACGGTTCGTCCGCATTGAGCGTCGTCTGGCCGCTGTCGACGCCGTTGGTGGATGCGCGGATGCCAGTTGAACAGGCGCTGGCGACGTCCGAGCGAACGAGGCCTGACCTGGAATCGCTCCGCTGGCAGGTGACGCAAGCCTGTGCGGAAGTGACGGTCGAGCAGCGGGCAGCGCGGCCGGAAATTACGCCGGGGTTCGGGTGGACGCGGCAGTATCAGAAAGTGATCGATCAACCGGATGCGAATTCGTGGAACGCCAACGTCACCATGAGCGTGCCGATTTTTGACCGCAATCAAGGGAACATCGCCAAGGCCCAGGCGACCCAGCACCAGGCACAATTCCAGTATCAGGCAAAGCTGCTGGATGTTCGGGCGGAAGTTCGGCAGGCCGTTGCGGAGTTACAAGCAGCCGAAGATAATGCGAAGGCAGTGGCAGACGAGCAGTTGCAACTGGCGAGTCAGGTTCGAGACAGCATTGTCGAAGCGTATAGTCTCGGGGGACGGCCGTTGATCGACGTGCTGGATGCGCAGCGGAACTATCGCGAGACATATCGATTGTACATCACCACTCGCACGGCTTACTGGACAGCGCTGTATCGGTATCGCGCTGCGGTCGGTGCGCAGGTTGTCGAGCATGAGTGA
- a CDS encoding transcriptional regulator → MAKPKPQPPANGRFAFDGLDRVLHEKARLGMLSSLVANPEGLLFNELKELCDLTDGNLSRHLQVLQESELVEIWKGHQGKRPQTLVRLTPAGRARFLEYITLLEGIVSDTLQSAAESKSVKASRPRLGEIGG, encoded by the coding sequence ATGGCCAAGCCTAAACCCCAGCCCCCTGCCAATGGACGCTTCGCCTTTGACGGTCTCGACCGCGTACTGCACGAGAAAGCGCGGCTCGGCATGCTGTCGTCATTGGTCGCGAACCCCGAAGGGCTGCTGTTCAACGAACTGAAAGAACTCTGCGACCTCACCGACGGCAATCTCAGCCGACACCTGCAAGTGCTCCAGGAATCGGAACTGGTGGAGATCTGGAAGGGACATCAGGGCAAACGCCCTCAAACCCTCGTTCGCCTCACTCCGGCCGGCCGCGCTCGATTCCTGGAATACATCACTCTGCTGGAAGGGATCGTGTCGGACACGCTGCAGTCGGCGGCCGAATCGAAATCCGTGAAAGCGAGTCGACCCCGCCTGGGCGAGATTGGCGGCTGA